The following proteins are encoded in a genomic region of Terriglobia bacterium:
- a CDS encoding MoxR family ATPase gives MTSPADNLTPLVKEETFYLERVQQEIQKRIVGQTHLLDSLMIALLTGGHLLLEGVPGLAKTLAVKSLAEAIDVTFRRIQFTPDLLPADLIGTMVFDQRSGDFVARQGPIFSNLLLADEVNRAPAKVQSALLECMQEKQVTLGKQSFQLTEPFMVLATQNPIEQEGTYPLPEAQMDRFLMKIILSYPNRKDEREIMNRVGSTDGGSHLAAGESIPLKKVLVPERILRMRQIASQIYVDERIKTYILDIVFATRSPEEYHLDLSRLIRFGASPRASIGILCAARAQAFLKGRGFVIPDDVKKIAPDVLRHRILLTYEAEAEGIRAEDLVERILQKVPAP, from the coding sequence ATGACATCCCCGGCCGACAATCTGACACCGCTGGTCAAGGAAGAAACCTTTTATCTGGAGCGGGTGCAGCAGGAAATTCAAAAAAGAATCGTAGGGCAGACGCACCTGCTGGACTCGCTCATGATCGCGTTGCTTACGGGAGGCCATCTGCTCCTGGAAGGGGTGCCGGGCCTTGCCAAGACCCTCGCCGTCAAGAGTCTCGCGGAAGCGATCGACGTCACTTTCCGGCGCATCCAGTTTACTCCTGACCTGCTGCCGGCGGATCTGATCGGAACGATGGTCTTCGATCAACGCAGCGGTGATTTCGTCGCGCGCCAGGGCCCTATCTTCAGCAACCTGCTGCTCGCCGACGAGGTGAATCGGGCTCCGGCCAAAGTCCAGAGCGCCCTGCTCGAGTGCATGCAGGAAAAGCAGGTGACGCTGGGAAAGCAGAGCTTCCAGCTCACGGAGCCCTTCATGGTGCTGGCGACTCAGAATCCCATCGAACAGGAAGGGACCTATCCGCTGCCGGAAGCCCAGATGGATCGCTTTCTGATGAAGATCATCCTCAGCTATCCGAACCGCAAAGATGAACGTGAGATCATGAACCGGGTCGGGTCAACCGACGGCGGTTCGCATCTGGCGGCGGGCGAGAGCATTCCCTTGAAAAAGGTGCTGGTGCCCGAGCGGATCCTCCGGATGCGCCAGATTGCGTCGCAGATTTATGTCGATGAGCGCATAAAGACCTACATCCTCGACATCGTATTTGCGACCCGTAGTCCTGAAGAGTATCACCTTGATCTCAGCCGGCTGATCCGTTTTGGCGCGTCGCCTCGCGCCAGCATCGGCATCCTGTGTGCTGCGCGCGCTCAGGCGTTCCTGAAGGGGCGCGGCTTCGTCATTCCCGACGATGTCAAGAAGATCGCTCCGGACGTCTTGCGTCACCGGATCCTGCTCACCTACGAAGCCGAAGCCGAGGGCATCCGGGCGGAAGACCTGGTAGAGCGCATTCTGCAAAAGGTTCCG
- a CDS encoding ATP-binding protein, giving the protein MIPTGPTQDVCPRCGGSGWEPIEGTGSVRRCGCFDSVRVERMLVEARIPKRYEHCDLDSYKPQPNNLTQLRAKNDVSKFLEKYPSIDIGLLFIGNCGVGKTHLAVSLLKQIILEKRDCGLFYDFRDLLREIQGSWNSVSQASELEVLRPVLSADVLVLDELGANKPTEWVRDTIAHIINCRYNDKKLTIFTSNYPDTAERPGEETLTDRIGARLRSRLYEMCKVVEIRGEDFRRVIKQANYRF; this is encoded by the coding sequence ATGATTCCAACGGGGCCCACTCAAGATGTCTGTCCCCGCTGCGGGGGATCGGGCTGGGAGCCGATCGAAGGCACCGGGAGCGTCCGCCGCTGCGGCTGCTTCGACTCCGTGCGCGTCGAGCGGATGCTCGTAGAGGCACGCATCCCCAAGCGGTATGAGCACTGCGATCTCGACTCGTACAAACCGCAACCGAACAATCTCACCCAGCTCCGCGCCAAGAACGACGTCAGCAAGTTTCTGGAAAAGTATCCTTCGATCGACATCGGGTTGCTGTTTATCGGAAACTGCGGGGTAGGGAAGACCCACCTGGCGGTCTCTCTGCTGAAACAGATCATCCTGGAAAAGCGGGACTGCGGCCTGTTTTATGACTTCCGCGATCTGTTGCGGGAAATCCAGGGAAGTTGGAATTCCGTATCCCAGGCCTCGGAGCTCGAAGTCCTGCGCCCGGTGCTCTCGGCCGATGTACTGGTCCTGGACGAGTTGGGCGCCAACAAACCGACCGAGTGGGTACGCGATACCATCGCACACATCATTAACTGCCGCTACAACGATAAAAAACTGACGATCTTCACCTCGAATTATCCGGACACTGCGGAGCGTCCAGGTGAGGAGACGCTCACCGACCGCATCGGCGCCCGCCTTCGCTCCCGGCTGTATGAGATGTGCAAGGTGGTTGAGATCAGAGGCGAGGACTTCCGGCGCGTAATCAAACAAGCCAACTATCGGTTCTGA
- a CDS encoding MBL fold metallo-hydrolase: MPCLRNAVLSLLALALAGTAGSVQRPASPGTPAAAAQGELSRLADGVFAQVVSPDSDAVSNSGVVVLDSGVLVFDTHFTPEAGEALLEKIKAASPRPVRYLVNSHFHPDHTHGNQAFPAVRQIIGSTNARRDMLQKDLPALNQAQAIAQSQVEQLSKEVGQEQDARKQEALRVQLNQRLAFMRRMSTLKILAPVVTLDDSLIIIDGGREVDLLCLGAGHTDGDVVLFLPQEKIAFLGDLFFNDALPNAEDANMLEWMKSLREALKLDAKTFVPGHGQVGTKSDVEEFLSYLEDLKALVEPAVTRGDTLERVIRDLRLPSKYASYSFQDFFPANLQKMYAELKAVQSSTQPQEGVKKQGLHP, from the coding sequence ATGCCGTGTTTAAGGAATGCCGTACTGAGCTTGCTGGCTCTCGCTCTTGCAGGAACCGCTGGATCGGTCCAACGGCCGGCGAGCCCAGGGACTCCCGCAGCTGCAGCGCAGGGTGAACTGAGCAGACTTGCCGACGGTGTGTTCGCACAGGTGGTAAGCCCCGATAGTGACGCAGTCAGCAACTCCGGCGTGGTAGTTCTTGACAGCGGCGTCCTGGTTTTCGACACGCACTTTACTCCGGAGGCGGGTGAAGCGCTGCTGGAGAAGATCAAGGCGGCAAGTCCGCGCCCGGTGCGCTACCTAGTGAACAGCCACTTCCACCCGGATCACACCCATGGCAATCAGGCCTTTCCGGCGGTGCGCCAGATCATCGGCAGCACTAACGCGCGGCGCGATATGCTGCAGAAAGACCTCCCCGCCTTGAACCAGGCGCAGGCCATCGCACAAAGCCAGGTCGAGCAACTGAGCAAGGAAGTCGGCCAGGAGCAGGATGCCAGGAAACAGGAGGCGCTCCGTGTCCAGCTGAACCAGCGGCTGGCTTTCATGCGGCGCATGTCCACTTTGAAAATCCTCGCTCCCGTGGTGACCCTCGATGACAGCCTGATCATTATTGATGGCGGGCGTGAAGTCGACTTGCTCTGCCTGGGAGCCGGGCATACGGACGGGGACGTCGTACTTTTTCTGCCCCAGGAAAAAATCGCTTTTCTCGGGGACCTGTTTTTCAACGACGCGCTTCCCAATGCAGAGGACGCAAACATGCTCGAATGGATGAAATCGCTGCGGGAAGCATTGAAACTCGACGCGAAAACGTTCGTTCCCGGGCATGGCCAGGTCGGCACCAAGTCCGATGTGGAAGAATTCCTGAGCTATCTGGAAGACCTGAAGGCGCTGGTCGAACCCGCTGTCACAAGAGGCGATACGCTGGAGCGGGTAATCCGCGATCTGCGCCTCCCATCTAAGTATGCCTCATACAGCTTTCAAGATTTCTTTCCCGCCAACCTGCAGAAGATGTACGCTGAGCTGAAGGCCGTCCAATCCTCGACACAACCGCAGGAAGGCGTGAAAAAGCAAGGACTGCACCCATGA
- a CDS encoding trypsin-like peptidase domain-containing protein, translating into MKHPLVRTILITALITGAATIMLLRWGILPEYGQPGAAPRFESAKAAEAKQPPLSPDEQVNVEVYSKVSPGVVNITSTVVEYSFFFAPYANEATGSGVVLDLNGNILTNNHVIESAQNLEVALPDHTTYQANVVGTDPQNDLAVIRLVGAPKERLRPVPLGDSATLKVGQKVLAIGNPFRMQNTLTVGIISSLGRKIETDTSIIDNVIQTDAAINPGNSGGPLLNSAGEMIGINTMIISPSGANGGNVGIGFAVPVNTARRVAADLIKEGRVVRPWMGVEGMELSPTLAKALRLPVDQGVLVVRVYRGTTAEAAGIQGSREYAMLRYTKIPVGGDIITEIDGKPVTSQAEIDLALESKRPGETVRITYYRGQTRNQKSIVLMEQPKRYR; encoded by the coding sequence ATGAAACATCCTTTGGTCCGAACCATCCTGATCACCGCACTCATCACCGGCGCAGCAACCATCATGCTGCTGCGCTGGGGAATCCTGCCGGAGTACGGGCAACCCGGGGCCGCACCTCGTTTCGAATCTGCGAAGGCGGCGGAGGCAAAGCAGCCCCCGTTGAGCCCCGATGAACAGGTCAATGTCGAGGTTTACAGCAAGGTCAGCCCGGGCGTGGTCAACATCACTTCAACCGTTGTTGAGTACAGTTTCTTTTTCGCTCCTTACGCGAACGAAGCGACGGGGAGTGGTGTGGTGTTGGATCTCAACGGCAATATCCTTACCAACAACCACGTGATCGAATCTGCGCAGAATCTCGAGGTCGCCCTGCCGGACCACACCACCTATCAGGCAAACGTCGTGGGAACCGATCCACAGAACGATCTCGCGGTGATTCGCCTGGTTGGTGCTCCCAAGGAGCGGCTGCGCCCGGTGCCTCTGGGAGACTCAGCAACATTGAAAGTGGGGCAGAAAGTCCTCGCTATCGGCAATCCCTTCCGCATGCAGAATACCCTCACGGTCGGGATCATCAGCTCGCTGGGGCGGAAAATCGAGACTGATACCAGCATCATCGACAACGTCATCCAGACGGATGCGGCCATTAATCCCGGTAACTCCGGCGGCCCTCTTCTCAATTCCGCCGGCGAGATGATCGGAATCAATACCATGATCATTTCACCCAGCGGTGCCAACGGCGGCAATGTCGGGATCGGGTTCGCTGTCCCCGTAAATACTGCCCGGCGCGTTGCGGCCGACTTGATCAAAGAAGGAAGGGTGGTGCGGCCCTGGATGGGAGTAGAAGGGATGGAACTGAGTCCCACCCTGGCAAAGGCACTGCGGCTGCCGGTCGATCAGGGAGTGCTCGTGGTGCGGGTTTACCGCGGAACCACGGCCGAAGCCGCGGGGATTCAGGGCTCCAGGGAATATGCGATGCTCCGCTATACCAAGATCCCCGTGGGCGGAGACATCATCACCGAGATCGATGGCAAGCCTGTTACCAGCCAGGCTGAGATCGATCTTGCGCTCGAAAGCAAGAGACCGGGCGAGACGGTCCGCATTACCTACTACCGGGGACAGACAAGGAATCAGAAGTCAATCGTCTTGATGGAGCAGCCGAAAAGATACCGCTAA
- a CDS encoding transporter substrate-binding domain-containing protein, which translates to MVKNKVVRIATNPFNVPFETSIGVNVEGFDVDLGEAIAKDLGYPTKWIQPTEFEKVFEYLKTGQVEMIISTVAITEERKKEFAFSDPYFVSSNTIARRLDNNEIKDLPSLAGKRVGVQTGRTGDRFMTSQKTAANVILTRYKTLDDALGALNRGEIDAVIGDKPIMTYSIAKNYSTNLLPTDVELTRNQFAVVVRLNEIKLLAKINETIARLKRSNELVAWDQKWMGKVLAETSKTIADIQKKRELEAAPKNLAVRFVKAPGSTVKLERLDGFSVTLTGPNGTFKSAPILTDDANATGKTTFPKPIPPGDYKLILERLNASAQVAIAKTTATSLTLTVTVSDNKLDMAIK; encoded by the coding sequence ATGGTGAAGAATAAGGTGGTACGCATAGCCACGAATCCTTTCAATGTGCCGTTTGAGACCTCTATCGGCGTCAACGTTGAGGGCTTCGATGTCGACCTCGGCGAGGCGATCGCTAAGGATCTTGGATACCCGACCAAATGGATCCAGCCTACAGAGTTCGAAAAAGTTTTCGAATATCTAAAGACCGGCCAGGTGGAGATGATTATTTCGACCGTCGCGATCACGGAAGAGCGCAAGAAGGAGTTTGCCTTCTCGGATCCGTACTTCGTCAGCAGCAATACGATTGCCCGCCGGCTCGACAACAATGAAATCAAGGACCTGCCCTCGCTGGCCGGAAAGCGTGTGGGCGTACAGACCGGCCGTACCGGCGACCGGTTCATGACCAGCCAAAAGACGGCGGCTAACGTCATCCTGACCAGGTATAAGACGCTCGACGATGCGCTGGGCGCACTCAACCGTGGCGAGATCGATGCCGTTATCGGCGACAAGCCGATCATGACGTACAGCATTGCCAAGAACTACTCAACCAACCTGCTCCCCACGGATGTCGAACTTACGCGCAATCAATTTGCTGTCGTCGTACGCCTTAACGAGATCAAGCTGCTGGCAAAGATCAATGAGACGATCGCGCGCCTCAAACGCAGCAACGAGCTGGTGGCCTGGGACCAGAAATGGATGGGGAAAGTCCTGGCGGAAACGTCCAAGACGATCGCCGATATCCAGAAAAAACGGGAGCTCGAAGCGGCGCCCAAGAACCTCGCGGTCAGATTCGTCAAAGCTCCCGGCAGTACTGTCAAGCTGGAGCGGCTCGATGGCTTCAGCGTGACGCTGACTGGTCCCAACGGCACCTTCAAGTCGGCGCCGATTCTCACGGATGATGCTAATGCTACAGGCAAAACTACGTTTCCAAAGCCGATTCCCCCGGGGGACTACAAGCTGATTCTGGAGCGTCTCAACGCAAGTGCGCAGGTTGCGATCGCGAAGACGACCGCCACATCGTTGACCCTCACCGTGACTGTTAGCGACAACAAACTCGATATGGCAATCAAATAG
- a CDS encoding SDR family oxidoreductase — MSKAKTYSTAKRGAPQAEACLAQHGGGPPSGPFEAHDAEGWQRAVDLNFLSAVRLCRRVVPIMKQQRWGRIIHITSITVKQPVDGLILSNAVRSAVAGLAKLLANELAPFNILVNTVCPGDTRTDRVVELAGIQAARSGKAPDEILQKWTSAIPLGRLGEPAEFAAVVTFLASERAGYVTGTTIQIGWVQSQRSMIQASSTGSV, encoded by the coding sequence ATCAGCAAAGCCAAGACTTATAGTACCGCAAAGCGTGGCGCACCTCAAGCAGAGGCGTGTTTAGCACAGCACGGCGGAGGCCCTCCCAGCGGTCCATTCGAGGCTCATGATGCAGAGGGATGGCAGCGGGCGGTCGATCTTAACTTCCTGAGCGCCGTGCGCTTGTGCCGGCGGGTCGTACCCATTATGAAACAGCAGCGCTGGGGCAGAATCATTCACATCACCTCGATTACGGTCAAGCAGCCTGTGGACGGCCTCATTCTGTCCAACGCCGTTCGGAGCGCCGTCGCCGGCCTGGCCAAATTACTGGCGAACGAACTTGCCCCCTTTAATATCCTCGTCAATACTGTCTGTCCGGGTGATACGCGCACCGACCGTGTTGTTGAACTCGCCGGAATACAGGCGGCAAGATCCGGCAAGGCTCCGGATGAAATCCTCCAGAAGTGGACCAGCGCCATTCCCCTTGGGCGCCTGGGGGAACCTGCAGAATTCGCCGCGGTGGTGACTTTCCTTGCCTCCGAGCGCGCCGGCTATGTGACGGGCACAACCATTCAAATCGGATGGGTTCAAAGCCAACGCTCCATGATCCAGGCATCTTCCACGGGTTCGGTGTAG
- the rimI gene encoding ribosomal protein S18-alanine N-acetyltransferase has product MKQACAIQVAVLTALDIPALEPLEEVTHLCYWGTEHYTRFLEQQEYFARKAVITVEPGLTRLVGFFLARSILENLELLKIGVYPEFQNGGIGTRLLNAAFAEGAKRGCLRCFLEVRKSNESAIHFYHNHLFKIAGERINYYTEPVEDAWIMERWL; this is encoded by the coding sequence GTGAAGCAAGCCTGCGCTATCCAGGTAGCGGTTCTTACGGCACTCGATATTCCAGCTCTGGAGCCGTTGGAGGAAGTGACTCATCTTTGCTATTGGGGAACCGAGCATTACACGAGGTTTCTGGAGCAGCAGGAGTATTTTGCCCGCAAAGCGGTCATAACCGTCGAGCCCGGCCTGACCAGGTTGGTGGGCTTTTTTCTGGCCCGTTCTATCCTCGAGAACCTGGAGTTGCTGAAGATCGGCGTCTATCCCGAATTTCAGAACGGAGGGATCGGCACTCGTCTTCTGAATGCTGCGTTTGCCGAAGGCGCAAAGCGCGGCTGCCTGCGCTGCTTCCTCGAGGTGAGAAAGTCAAACGAGAGCGCCATTCATTTCTATCACAACCACCTGTTCAAAATTGCAGGCGAGCGCATCAACTACTACACCGAACCCGTGGAAGATGCCTGGATCATGGAGCGTTGGCTTTGA
- the tsaB gene encoding tRNA (adenosine(37)-N6)-threonylcarbamoyltransferase complex dimerization subunit type 1 TsaB gives MKILSLDTSTPKGSVALLEGRKLAAELRLLSVETHSARLLGSIEFLLKMTGWNLRDLGLIVAGIGPGSFTGIRIGVATALGLAQTGAIPFAGVSGLDALAHQLPGIDGRIDVVMDAQRSQVYYAEYRSYHGKVAKVGKSLLLNPAELKPRLQGAHRYLLGDGAVRYAQELQLTRTGWPRLVEVDLFLATALGRLALVRKRTWRSGEYLCSEPLYIRPPDAMKRKVSRR, from the coding sequence TTGAAGATACTTTCACTCGATACCTCGACACCCAAGGGCAGTGTAGCGCTCCTGGAAGGGCGTAAATTGGCGGCGGAGCTGCGGCTGCTCTCCGTGGAAACGCATTCCGCCCGCCTGCTTGGAAGCATCGAGTTCTTGCTCAAGATGACGGGCTGGAATCTCCGCGACTTGGGTCTCATCGTAGCCGGCATCGGCCCGGGATCCTTTACCGGTATACGCATCGGTGTCGCGACCGCCCTTGGTCTGGCCCAAACCGGCGCGATCCCTTTCGCGGGAGTCTCCGGACTCGACGCCCTGGCCCACCAACTTCCGGGAATCGACGGCCGCATCGATGTCGTCATGGACGCCCAGCGTTCACAGGTGTACTACGCCGAATATCGCAGCTATCATGGGAAGGTGGCAAAGGTTGGCAAATCCCTGCTTCTGAATCCTGCTGAGCTCAAACCGCGGCTGCAGGGCGCGCATCGATATCTGCTTGGAGACGGGGCCGTGCGTTATGCCCAAGAGTTGCAGCTGACCAGGACGGGCTGGCCCCGCCTTGTGGAGGTGGATCTCTTCTTGGCGACGGCCTTGGGACGCCTGGCCTTGGTTCGCAAACGAACCTGGCGGTCGGGAGAGTACCTCTGTTCCGAGCCGCTCTATATAAGGCCGCCTGATGCCATGAAACGAAAGGTGAGCAGACGGTGA
- the mutS gene encoding DNA mismatch repair protein MutS: MSANTAVIVEDLTPMMKQYHEVKRRFPGKLVFYRLGDFYEMFYEDAVVASRELEITLTARNKDKSGAPIPMCGVPYHSVDGYIARLLKKGYKLAICEQVEDPRTAKKLVHREVTRVMTPGTVVEEMLLESKEHNFLASLILTPEGAGLAFIDLSTADFLATDFTGELAWQKAVDELSLFRPRELVLPEENADELCRRLGRDWSSDWVASPQQDWAFNFDYAHRLLLEHFGVASLDGFGCEARPLSVSAAGALIHYLRSTQIDSLAKVARLRFLDAAEFLRLDSSTVMNLELVESLDGTRKGCLLSLLDHTKTGMGGRMLKSWLLTPLLDRSLIESRLDAVEALTKDVAAQDRLMRRLGEIHDMERLTSRISVGVAHPRELLALRDSLETIPLVRTLLESFAAARLAEVRGLLDDLTEVVQLVQSAIADDPPTSVNEPGIIRPGYSAELDELRAVRSSGKEYIASLEARERRRSGINSLKVKYNQVFGYFIEVTKPNLPQVPADYVRKQTLVSCERFVTEELQTYEEKVLHAEERIAVLEKELFVQVRTAIAAQATRIQTTARLLAEVDVYASLAEVALKNDYSRPELVDSDEVYIQQGRHPMVEYQSRPFIPNDLYMNTTTDQLLILTGPNMGGKSTYLRQTALIVILAQIGSFVPAHHARLGLIDRIYTRVGASDNLARGRSTFMVEMIETANILNTATNRSLILLDEVGRGTATFDGLSIAWAVAEYLVQNPQHRAKTLFATHYHELTRMADVHKGVKNYCMAIKEAGKEIVFLRKVTPGTADKSYGVEVARLAGLPREVVRRAGEILERLEKKDIDLTGRPRTRSTQEVIEEIQKKLF, encoded by the coding sequence ATGTCGGCAAATACGGCGGTGATTGTGGAAGACCTCACACCTATGATGAAGCAGTACCACGAAGTGAAGCGCCGCTTTCCGGGCAAGTTGGTCTTCTACCGATTGGGTGACTTTTACGAGATGTTTTACGAAGACGCTGTGGTCGCATCCCGGGAACTCGAAATCACGCTGACGGCACGCAACAAGGACAAGAGCGGCGCGCCGATTCCGATGTGCGGTGTTCCCTATCACTCTGTCGACGGCTACATTGCCCGGCTGCTCAAGAAGGGCTACAAGCTCGCAATCTGCGAGCAGGTGGAAGATCCTCGGACAGCCAAAAAACTGGTCCATCGAGAAGTTACCCGGGTCATGACCCCGGGTACGGTTGTCGAGGAGATGCTGCTTGAGTCAAAGGAGCATAACTTTCTGGCCAGTCTGATCCTTACCCCCGAAGGGGCGGGCCTGGCCTTTATTGATCTTTCCACGGCAGATTTCCTGGCCACCGATTTCACCGGGGAACTGGCGTGGCAAAAGGCGGTCGATGAACTGAGCCTGTTCCGCCCACGCGAGTTGGTTTTGCCCGAGGAGAATGCTGACGAGCTTTGCCGGCGTCTGGGGCGGGATTGGTCCAGCGATTGGGTGGCCAGTCCGCAGCAGGATTGGGCGTTCAATTTCGACTACGCCCACCGCCTGCTCCTGGAGCATTTCGGCGTGGCCAGCCTCGATGGCTTCGGCTGCGAAGCGAGACCGCTTTCCGTATCCGCCGCGGGTGCGCTTATCCACTACCTTCGTTCCACGCAGATCGACTCACTCGCAAAAGTTGCCCGTCTTCGTTTCCTTGACGCTGCGGAGTTTTTGCGGCTGGACTCATCGACCGTTATGAATCTGGAGCTGGTTGAGTCCCTGGATGGCACCAGAAAAGGATGCCTGCTGTCGCTTTTAGACCACACGAAAACCGGGATGGGCGGCCGCATGCTGAAATCATGGCTTTTGACGCCGCTCCTTGACCGCAGTTTGATCGAGAGCCGTCTGGATGCGGTCGAAGCCCTCACAAAGGATGTAGCCGCCCAGGACCGGCTTATGCGCCGGTTGGGGGAGATCCATGACATGGAACGGCTGACAAGCCGGATCTCGGTCGGCGTTGCCCATCCGAGGGAACTGCTTGCCTTGCGTGATTCCCTTGAGACGATCCCCTTGGTTCGCACCCTGCTGGAAAGCTTCGCCGCGGCGCGTCTGGCCGAAGTGCGGGGTTTGCTTGACGACCTCACGGAGGTGGTTCAGCTCGTGCAATCGGCGATCGCCGATGACCCGCCCACTTCCGTCAATGAGCCCGGCATCATCAGGCCCGGCTATTCGGCCGAGCTCGACGAGTTGCGCGCCGTCCGTTCCAGCGGTAAAGAATATATCGCTTCTCTGGAAGCCCGCGAACGGCGCCGCTCGGGCATCAACTCCCTCAAAGTGAAATACAATCAGGTCTTCGGCTATTTCATTGAAGTGACCAAGCCGAATCTGCCTCAGGTTCCCGCCGATTATGTTCGAAAACAGACTCTGGTAAGCTGCGAACGGTTCGTGACCGAAGAGCTGCAGACTTACGAAGAAAAGGTCCTGCACGCGGAAGAGCGCATTGCAGTGCTGGAGAAAGAACTTTTTGTGCAGGTTCGAACAGCGATTGCTGCGCAAGCCACTCGAATCCAGACGACCGCCCGGCTCCTTGCCGAGGTGGACGTTTATGCCTCGCTTGCAGAAGTGGCTCTGAAGAATGACTACTCCAGGCCGGAACTCGTCGACAGCGACGAGGTTTACATTCAGCAGGGCCGGCACCCAATGGTCGAGTATCAGAGTAGACCGTTTATTCCCAATGACCTGTACATGAATACGACGACCGACCAGTTGCTGATACTGACCGGCCCCAATATGGGGGGCAAATCGACCTATCTGCGCCAGACAGCCCTGATCGTGATCCTCGCCCAGATTGGCTCGTTCGTACCGGCGCATCATGCCAGGCTTGGGCTTATCGATCGAATCTACACGCGGGTAGGCGCTTCTGACAATCTGGCGCGCGGGCGTTCGACCTTCATGGTCGAGATGATCGAAACCGCCAATATCCTGAACACGGCGACCAATCGCAGCCTGATCCTTCTCGACGAGGTCGGGCGCGGGACGGCCACATTCGACGGCCTTTCAATCGCCTGGGCGGTGGCAGAGTATCTGGTTCAGAATCCGCAACACAGGGCCAAGACCCTCTTTGCCACGCATTACCACGAGCTCACACGCATGGCTGACGTGCATAAGGGGGTAAAGAACTACTGCATGGCCATCAAGGAAGCCGGCAAAGAGATCGTATTTTTGCGCAAGGTCACGCCGGGAACTGCGGACAAGAGTTACGGAGTGGAGGTTGCCCGCCTGGCAGGGCTTCCCCGCGAGGTGGTACGCCGCGCCGGCGAGATCCTCGAGCGGTTGGAAAAAAAGGACATCGACCTGACGGGGCGGCCGCGCACCCGTTCTACCCAGGAAGTGATTGAGGAAATACAGAAAAAACTGTTTTAA